In one window of Drosophila innubila isolate TH190305 chromosome 2L unlocalized genomic scaffold, UK_Dinn_1.0 4_B_2L, whole genome shotgun sequence DNA:
- the LOC117780061 gene encoding probable multidrug resistance-associated protein lethal(2)03659: MAADKLAPNPRETASCISALMFCFALPILFKGRKTTLGPNDLYDVLSEHKGEKLGERLFQAWQDEVKKNRRNPNNGMLRVILKVFGWELVLSGFVIGGLELGLRATMPLLLAGLISEFATNGNGNSLNAQIYGAVLVTFIVMGVLLFHPFMMHMMHLAMKMRVAVSCAIYRKALRLSRTALGGTTTGQVVNLVSNDLGRFDRALIHLHFLWLGPLELLFASYFLYQQIGVASFYGIAILLLYLPLQTYLSRLTSALRLKTALRTDQRVRMMNEIIAGIQVIKMYAWEMPFEKLISSTRASEMRVIRKVNYIRGVMLSFELTLGRIAIFVSLLAFVLTGGQLTAERAFCVTAFYNVMRRPVTKFFPTGMTQVAELLVSLQRITEFMLRDETGDQLLEGEVEDNKKAAEKKNLLNNGILPVASSSDMLVEIKDLRARWNVEHTDPILDDINIKLQRQQLVAVIGPVGAGKSSLIQAILGELRAETGSVKLHGRCSYAAQEPWLFSATVRENILFGLPLDKQRYRTVVKMCALERDFELLDQGDKTIVGERGASLSGGQRARISLARAVYRKADVYLLDDPLSAVDTHVGRHLFEQCMRGFLRNQLVILVTHQLQYLEHADQIVIMDKGKVTDIGTYEHMLKSGQDFAQLLTQQTPEETEEEVKDPQAAGDYNGKATSYSRNNSVESRDSVSSSVADSLIAQEKPKEVQESRSAGKIGWDMYQKYFAAGCSWFVFLLVVFLCIGTQVMASWGDYFLSYWVKNNSSSSIDIYYFAAINIALILFSVLRTILFFNVSMHSSTQLHDSMFRGITHAAMYFFNTNPSGRILNRFAMDLGQVDEVLPAVMLDCIQIFLTLTGIITVLCISNPWYLINTFAMLLSFYYIRDFYLSTSRDVKRLEAVARSPMYSHFGGTLNGLPTIRAMRAQRMLISEYDHYQDNHSIGYYTFLSTSRAFGYYVDLICVIYILIIILNNFFNPPENPGLIGLAITQAMSMTGMVKGGMKQSADLENSMTSVERVIEYRHLKAEGEFSSPTGKKPPANWPEHGQIVADELSLRYVPDPHAPYVLKSLNFIIQPCEKVGIVGRTGAGKSSLINALFRLSYNDGSILIDKRDTEELGLHDLRSKISIIPQEPVLFSGTIRYNLDPFEQYADEKLWQALDEVHLKEDIFELPVGLQSTISEGGSNFSVGQRQLLCLARAILRENRILVMDEATANVDPQTDALIQTTIRNKFKDCTVLTIAHRLHTIMDSDKVLVMDAGRVVEFGTPYELLTSAEFTVFHDMVKQTAKSTYENLVQVAKKAFKSAQ; this comes from the exons atggcaGCTGATAAATTGGCGCCTAATCCTCGCGAGACTGCAAGTTGCATCTCGGCCCTAATGTTTTG CTTTGCACTGCCTATATTGTTTAAGGGAAGGAAAACTACATTGGGACCCAATGATCTATATGATGTGCTCAGCGAGCATAAAGGAGAAAAACTAGGAGAGAGATTATTTCAAGCTTGGCAGGATGAGGTCAAGAAGAATAGACGTAATCCAAATAATGGCATGCTTAGAGTAATATTGAAGGTTTTTGGCTGGGAATTGGTACTATCTGGCTTTGTAATTGGTGGACTCGAATTGGGATTGAG AGCAACTATGCCACTTCTTTTGGCGGGGCTAATATCGGAGTTTGCcacaaatggaaatggaaacagTCTCAATGCTCAGATTTATGGAGCCGTCTTGGTGACCTTTATAGTAATGGGTGTGCTTCTCTTCCATCCCTTCATGATGCACATGATGCATCTGGCGATGAAAATGAGAGTCGCTGTCAGCTGTGCCATTTATCGCAAGGCTCTTCGTTTGAGCCGTACCGCACTTGGAGGCACAACAACGGGGCAGGTGGTGAATCTGGTGTCCAATGATCTGGGTCGTTTTGATCGTGCCTTGATTCACCTCCACTTTCTATGGCTGGGACCACTGGAGCTGTTGTTTGCCTCGTACTTTCTCTATCAACAAATCGGAGTCGCCTCCTTTTATGGCATTGCCATCCTGTTGCTCTACCTGCCTCTCCAGACGTATCTCAGCAGATTGACCTCAGCTCTAAGACTGAAGACTGCTCTTCGAACAGATCAAAGGGTGAGGATGATGAACGAGATCATAGCTGGGATTCAGGTGATTAAGATGTATGCCTGGGAGATGCCCTTCGAGAAACTGATTTCCAGCACACGAGCCAGCGAGATGAGAGTCATCAGAAAAGTGAATTACATACGAGGAGTAATGCTTTCCTTTGAGCTTACTCTAGGCAGGATTGCAATCTTTGTCAGCCTCTTGGCATTTGTCCTGACAGGAGGTCAATTGACAGCGGAGAGAGCCTTCTGTGTGACGGCATTCTACAATGTCATGCGTCGTCCGGTAACAAAATTCTTTCCCACTGGCATGACCCAAGTGGCCGAATTATTGGTATCATTGCAAAGGATAACAGAGTTTATGCTACGGGATGAAACCGGTGACCAGTTGCTGGAAGGCGAAGTGGAGGACAATAAAAAAGCAGCTGAGAAGAAGAATCTTCTAAATAATGGCATTTTACCCGTCGCCAGTTCTAGTGACATGCTCGTTGAGATCAAGGATCTGAGAGCACGTTGGAATGTGGAGCACACTGATCCCATTTTGGACGATATTAATATAAAGCTGCAGCGACAACAGCTCGTAGCAGTCATAGGACCAGTCGGAGCCGGGAAGTCCAGTTTAATTCAGGCCATTCTTGGCGAGCTTCGTGCGGAGACAGGATCTGTCAAGTTGCATGGAAGATGCTCCTATGCGGCACAGGAACCTTGGCTCTTTAGTGCCACTGTGCGGGAGAATATTCTTTTTGGCCTGCCCCTGGACAAGCAACGCTATCGAACTGTGGTCAAGATGTGCGCTCTGGAACGGGACTTTGAGCTGTTGGATCAGGGAGACAAGACAATTGTCGGAGAGCGTGGAGCATCTCTCTCTGGAGGGCAGAGAGCCCGCATAAGTCTGGCACGTGCTGTCTACCGAAAGGCGGATGTCTACCTCCTCGATGATCCTCTCAGCGCCGTCGACACCCATGTGGGACGTCATCTCTTCGAGCAATGTATGCGAGGATTTCTACGCAATCAGCTCGTCATCTTGGTCACACATCAACTGCAGTATCTGGAGCACGCCGACCAGATTGTCATCATGGACAAGGGTAAGGTAACGGACATTGGCACCTACGAACATATGCTCAAGAGTGGCCAGGACTTTGCCCAGCTCCTTACCCAGCAAACACCAGAAGAGACTGAAGAGGAGGTTAAGGACCCGCAGGCTGCTGGAGATTATAATGGAAAAGCCACGTCGTATTCCCGCAACAATAGTGTGGAGAGTCGGGATAGTGTATCTTCCAGTGTTGCCGACTCACTGATTGCCCAGGAGAAGCCCAAGGAAGTTCAGGAATCTAGATCTGCAGGGAAAATTGGCTGGGACATGTATCAGAAATACTTTGCAGCCGGTTGCAGTTGGTTTGTGTTCCTCTTGGTTGTATTCTTGTGCATTGGCACGCAGGTAATGGCCTCTTGGGGAGATTACTTTCTGTCCTACTG GGTGAAGAACAACTCCTCCTCATCGATTGACATCTATTACTTTGCCGCCATCAATATAGCATTGATTCTCTTTTCCGTATTGCGTACTATTCTGTTCTTCAATGTGTCCATGCATTCCTCGACTCAACTGCATGACTCCATGTTTCGAGGAATTACACATGCTGCCATGTATTTCTTCAACACGAATCCTTCGGGAAGGATATTAAATCGTTTCGCGATGGACCTGGGACAGGTGGATGAAGTATTGCCCGCCGTAATGCTGGACTGTATACAGATCTTCCTGACTTTGACAGGGATTATAACTGTTTTGTGTATTTCGAATCCTTGGTATCTAATCAATACCTTCGCCATGCTCTTATCCTTTTACTATATACGTGATTTTTACCTGAGTACGTCACGTGATGTAAAAAGACTGGAGGCTGTTGCTCGTTCTCCGATGTACTCCCATTTTGGAGGCACTCTGAATGGTCTTCCCACGATAAGAGCGATGAGGGCGCAGAGAATGTTAATTTCGGAATATGATCATTATCAGGATAATCATTCCATTGGTTATTACACATTCCTTTCGACAAGTCGAGCATTTGGATATTATGTGGATTTGATTTGCgtgatttatatattaatcataatattaaataacttcTTCAATCCTCCCGAAAATCCTGGACTAATTGGTTTGGCGATTACACAGGCCATGTCTATGACTGGGATGGTAAAAGGGGGAATGAAGCAATCTGCAGATTTGGAGAATTCTATGACCTCCGTGGAACGTGTGATCGAGTACAGACACTTAAAAGCTGAGGGAGAATTTTCGTCACCAACAGGCAAGAAACCACCTGCAAACTGGCCAGAGCATGGACAAATTGTAGCCGATGAATTGAGTCTACGATATGTGCCAGATCCGCACGCCCCTTATGTACTTAAATCTCTCAACTTTATTATCCAACCATGTGAAAAAGTCGGTATTGTGGGACGCACTGGAGCAGGAAAATCTTCATTGATAAATGCACTATTCCGTCTATCTTATAACGATGGTTCTATCTTGATCGACAAACGCGATACAGAAGAATTGGGCTTACATGATCTGCGAAGTAAAATTTCGATTATACCCCAGGAGCCCGTACTTTTCTCTGGCACGATACGATATAATTTAGATCCATTTGAACAATATGCGGACGAGAAATTGTGGCAGGCTCTTGATGAG GTTCATCTAAAAGAGGATATATTCGAGTTGCCAGTGGGACTGCAGAGTACCATTTCCGAGGGTGGCTCCAATTTCAGCGTGGGTCAACGACAACTCCTATGTCTGGCACGTGCCATTCTCCGGGAGAATCGAATTCTCGTTATGGATGAGGCCACCGCCAATGTGGATCCACAAACTGATGCACTTATTCAGACCACCATCAGAAATAAGTTCAAGGACTGCACGGTACTGACAATAGCTCATCGGCTACACACTATTATGGATTCGGATAAGGTGCTCGTCATGGATGCGGGAAGAGTTGTTGAGTTTGGCACACCCTACGAACTTCTCACTTCTGCGGAATTCACAGTTTTTCATGATATGGTCAAGCAGACTGCCAAATCAACCTATGAGAATCTCGTACAGGTTGCAAAGAAG gcTTTTAAATCAGCTCAATAA
- the LOC117781413 gene encoding 40S ribosomal protein S13, whose translation MGRMHAPGKGISQSALPYRRTVPSWLKLNAEDVKDQIKKLGKKGLTPSKIGIILRDSHGVAQVRFVNGNKILRIMKSVGLKPDIPEDLYHMIKKAVAIRKHLERSRKDKDGKFRLILVESRIHRLARYYKTKSVLAPNWKYESSTASALVA comes from the exons ATGGGTCGTATGCACGCTCCTGG CAAGGGTATCTCCCAATCAGCCCTCCCCTACAGACGCACAGTGCCATCTTGGCTGAAGCTGAACGCTGAGGATGTGAAGGATCAGATCAAGAAGCTGGGCAAGAAGGGCCTGACACCCTCCAAAATCG gCATTATCCTGCGTGATTCGCACGGTGTGGCTCAGGTGCGTTTTGTTAATGGCAACAAAATTCTGCGCATCATGAAATCGGTTGGCCTCAAGCCCGACATCCCCGAGGATCTTTACCACATGATCAAGAAGGCTGTCGCCATCCGCAAGCATTTGGAGCGCAGTCGCAAGGATAAGGACGGCAAATTCCGTTTGATTCTGGTCGAGTCCAGAATTCACCGTCTGGCCCGCTACTACAAGACAAAGAGCGTCCTCGCTCCCAACTGGAAGTACGAGTCGAGCACAGCTTCTGCTCTTGTTGCCTAA
- the LOC117780668 gene encoding probable multidrug resistance-associated protein lethal(2)03659, giving the protein MQSIKTTDLPENPREHASFISAICFWFTMPTFLKGRKKLLETEDLYKALKEHKSETLGDKLCSAWDRELLKKQQNSKKEPSLLRTLVKVFGPYFALLGLVLFLLELGLRTIQPLFLLKLISYYTHGSETIDAAYYYAAGVIACSALNVFIMHPYMLGTIHMGMKMRVGLCSMIYRKALKLSKTALGDTTAGHIVNLISNDVGRLDFATIFVHYLWVGPLQTLFITYLMYLKIGVAAIFGVAFMLMFIPLQAWLGKKTSALRMRTALRTDERVRMMNEIIAGIQVIKMYAWELPFEHLVAFARKKEINAIRHVSYIRGILLSFIIFLTRVSIFLSLVGYVLLGTFLTPEVAFVITAYYNILRTTMTVFFPQGISQMAEALISIKRVEKYMLYEETDVSDRSLDLLVSTPGTNQTTVSSKLEQDNLEAKEKLLTPTSLQNINENAVLSEAKVSINGLMAKWDVSSPDYTLNGVNLRVQPGTLLGIVGRTGSGKSSLIQAILGELRAESGEIRVNGSFSYASQEPWLFTGTVRQNILFGQAMDKRRYALVVKNCALERDFELLPYGDKTIVGERGASLSGGQKARISLARAVYRQTAIYLLDDPLSAVDTHVARHLFEKCMRGYLRDRIVILVTHQLQFLQHADQIIIMDKGQVSAVGTYDSLRESGLDFAAMLGDSSRDEQNMDGSHSRSGSTSEKRRNSEQSLVSLADSALDETAAEQMHVKESQEQGNIGLGLYNKYFKAGGGFFAFFVMMAFCVLTQLLASLGDYFLAYWVAKKGNVRQESDNSTVAMASETTISNDTNTSHVLENHLANWLNELGWSVSAEMLDTYIFTLITIATIVFTLARSFLFFNLAMKASISLHNSMFRGISRAAMYFFNTNPSGRILNRFSKDMGQVDEILPAVMMDVIQIFLSLGGIVIVIAVVNPLFLIPTSILVLIFYQLRTFYLKTSRNIKRLEAITRSPIYSHMAASLTGLSTIRAFGAQHVLVREFDNHQDLHSSAFYLFISTSRAFGFWLDCFCIIYIGIITLSFFIFPPANGGEVGLAITQAMGMTGMVQWGMRQSAELENTMTAVERVVEYEDIEPEGALEAPADKKPPKSWPENGKISFEELSLRYFPDAKSEYVLKSLNFVIKAREKVGIVGRTGAGKSSLINALFRLSYTDGSILIDKRDTQEMGLHDLRSKISIIPQEPVLFSGTMRYNLDPFDEYSDEKLWSSLEEVKLKEVVADLPSGLQSKITEGGTNFSVGQRQLVCLARAILRENRVLVMDEATANVDPQTDALIQTTIRNKFKDCTVLTIAHRLHTIMDSDKVLVMDAGRVVEFGTPYELLTSAESKVFHDMVKQTGKSTYENLLQVAKKAFESVQQSRKLSS; this is encoded by the exons ATGCAGTCAATCAAAACAACTGATTTGCCGGAGAATCCAAGGGAACATGCCAGTTTTATATCGGCAATATGTTTCTg GTTTACTATGCCCACGTTTCTCAAGGGGCGCAAAAAATTGCTGGAAACTGAAGATCTCTATAAGGCGTTGAAGGAACACAAGTCAG AAACACTCGGAGATAAATTATGCTCCGCATGGGATCGGGAGTTGCTAAAGAAGCAACAGAACTCGAAGAAGGAACCAAGTTTGCTGCGGACTCTGGTGAAAGTCTTTGGCCCTTACTTTGCCCTACTGGGATTAGTGCTCTTCCTGCTGGAACTGGGACTGAGGACGATACAGCCACTTTTTCTACTTAAGCTGATATCATATTATACCCATGGATCGGAGACAATTGATGCCGCCTATTATTATGCCGCTGGCGTGATTGCTTGCAGTGCCCTCAATGTATTCATCATGCATCCTTATATGCTGGGCACCATTCACATGGGCATGAAAATGCGTGTGGGATTGTGCAGCATGATTTATCGCAAGGCTTTAAAATTGAGCAAGACGGCATTGGGGGATACGACGGCGGGTCATATTGTTAATCTGATATCCAATGATGTGGGACGTTTGGATTTTGCGACCATATTTGTGCATTATCTATGGGTCGGACCTCTTCAGACATTGTTTATAACCTATCTAATGTACTTAAAG aTTGGAGTTGCCGCTATTTTTGGTGTGGCATTTATGCTGATGTTCATCCCTCTGCAGGCGTGGCTGGGCAAGAAGACATCGGCGCTGAGGATGCGCACTGCTTTGCGTACAGATGAGCGTGTGAGGATGATGAATGAGATAATCGCTGGGATTCAAGTGATCAAGATGTATGCCTGGGAGTTGCCTTTTGAGCATCTCGTGGCATTTGCCCGAAAGAAGGAAATCAATGCAATTAGACACGTCTCCTACATACGTGGCATATTGttatcatttatcatttttctTACTCGTGTCTCCATCTTTCTGAGTCTGGTTGGTTACGTTCTGTTGGGCACCTTTCTAACACCGGAAGTGGCATTTGTGATCACTGCctattacaacattttgcgCACCACAATGACTGTGTTCTTTCCCCAAGGCATCTCCCAGATGGCTGAGGCTTTAATATCGATAAAGCGTGTAGAGAAATATATGCTTTATGAGGAGACGGATGTGAGTGATAGATCCTTGGATCTACTGGTGTCCACACCGGGCACTAATCAGACAACTGTAAGCTCGAAACTGGAACAGGATAATCTGGAAGCCAAGGAGAAGTTGCTTACGCCAACATCTCTGCAGAATATCAATGAGAACGCTGTGCTATCTGAAGCTAAAGTGTCCATTAATGGATTAATGGCCAAATGGGATGTCAGCTCACCGGATTACACCCTCAACGGTGTCAACTTGCGCGTCCAACCAGGCACTTTGCTGGGCATTGTGGGACGCACAGGTTCAGGAAAATCGAGTCTTATTCAGGCCATTCTCGGCGAGTTGCGTGCGGAATCGGGAGAGATCCGTGTCAATGGCAGTTTTTCTTATGCATCCCAAGAGCCTTGGCTATTCACTGGAACTGTGCGTCAGAATATACTCTTCGGACAAGCCATGGACAAGCGACGCTACGCTCTTGTGGTGAAAAACTGTGCCCTGGAGCGGGACTTCGAGTTGCTTCCCTATGGCGATAAGACGATTGTCGGAGAACGAGGAGCTTCCCTTTCGGGTGGTCAAAAGGCACGTATTAGCTTGGCCCGTGCTGTCTACCGTCAGACGGCAATCTATCTTCTGGATGATCCTCTGAGTGCTGTGGACACTCACGTGGCTCGGCATTTGTTTGAGAAATGCATGCGAGGATATTTAAGGGATCGCATTGTCATCCTGGTTACACATCAACTACAATTCCTTCAGCATGCTGATCAAATTATCATCATGGACAAGGGACAAGTGAGCGCAGTGGGCACATATGATTCCCTGCGTGAATCTGGACTCGATTTTGCAGCAATGCTGGGAGATTCGTCGCGGGATGAGCAGAACATGGATGGATCACACTCCAGATCGGGATCAACTAGCGAAAAGCGACGCAACAGCGAGCAATCATTGGTATCCCTAGCGGACTCTGCGCTGGATGAAACAGCAGCTGAACAGATGCATGTCAAGGAGTCGCAGGAACAAGGCAACATAGGATTGGGACTTTACAACAAATACTTTAAAGCTGGTGGCGGTTTCTTTGCATTCTTCGTTATGATGGCTTTTTGTGTGCTGACACAATTGTTGGCCTCCCTGGGCGACTATTTCCTAGCATATTG GGTTGCTAAGAAGGGAAATGTGCGACAGGAGAGCGACAATAGCACCGTTGCAATGGCTTCGGAAACGACCATCTCAAATGATACAAACACCTCCCATGTGCTGGAAAATCATCTTGCCAATTGGTTAAATGAATTGGGCTGGTCTGTGAGTGCGGAAATGCTGGATACATATATCTTTACATTGATTACAATTGCCACCATCGTTTTTACCTTGGCGAGATCATTTCTATTCTTCAATCTGGCCATGAAAGCGTCGATCAGTTTACACAATTCCATGTTTCGTGGCATTTCGCGAGCAGCCATGTACTTTTTCAATACGAATCCCTCGGGTCGTATACTTAATCGCTTCTCAAAGGATATGGGTCAGGTGGATGAAATACTGCCCGCTGTCATGATGGATGTCATTCAAATCTTTCTCTCACTGGGCGGCATTGTCATTGTGATTGCCGTTGTGAATCCATTGTTTCTCATTCCAACATCGATACTCGTATTGATCTTTTATCAGCTGCGCACGTTCTACCTGAAAACCTCACGTAATATCAAGCGACTGGAGGCAATCA CTCGTTCACCGATTTATTCCCATATGGCGGCTTCACTTACGGGCTTATCGACAATACGTGCCTTTGGAGCACAGCATGTGCTTGTTAGAGAATTCGATAATCATCAGGATTTGCATAGCTCGGCTTTTTATCTGTTTATAAGCACATCGCGTGCCTTTGGCTTTTGGCTGgattgtttttgtattatcTACATTGGCATCATAACACTGAGTTTCTTCATTTTCCCGCCTGCTAATGGCGGCGAGGTGGGTCTGGCTATTACCCAG GCAATGGGTATGACTGGCATGGTGCAGTGGGGAATGCGCCAGTCTGCAGAGCTGGAGAACACGATGACTGCCGTAGAGCGTGTTGTCGAATATGAGGACATTGAACCAGAGGGAGCTTTGGAGGCGCCTGCCGATAAGAAACCGCCCAAATCGTGGCCTGAAAATGGCAAGATATCATTTGAAGAGCTGAGCCTACGTTATTTCCCAGATGCCAAGTCCGAATACGTTCTCAAATCCCTCAACTTTGTTATCAAAGCGCGTGAAAAGGTCGGCATTGTGGGTCGCACGGGCGCTGGCAAATCCTCGCTGATAAATGCATTATTCCGACTTTCCTACACCGATGGATCCATCCTAATAGATAAACGAGATACACAAGAGATGGGCTTGCATGATTTGCGCAGTAAAATATCGATTATACCTCAGGAACCCGTACTATTCTCAGGCACAATGCGTTACAATTTGGATCCATTCGATGAGTACAGCGATGAAAAGTTATGGTCCTCTTTGGAGGAGGTTAAGCTAAAAGAGGTCGTCGCCGATTTACCAAGTGGATTGCAAAGCAAAATTACAGAAGGCGGCACAAATTTCAGTGTGGGCCAACGGCAACTCGTGTGTTTGGCACGTGCCATTCTACGGGAGAATCGTGTCCTGGTCATGGATGAGGCCACAGCCAATGTGGATCCACAAACTGATGCACTTATTCAGACCACCATCAGAAATAAGTTCAAGGACTGCACTGTACTGACAATAGCTCATCGGCTACACACTATTATGGATTCGGATAAGGTGCTCGTCATGGATGCGGGAAGAGTTGTTGAGTTTGGCACACCCTACGAACTTCTCACTTCTGCGGAATCCAAAGTTTTTCATGACATGGTCAAGCAGACCGGCAAGTCAACCTATGAGAATCTCTTACAGGTTGCAAAGAAg GCATTTGAATCAGTCCAACAATCTCGAAAGCTGTCATCCTAA